gtagtgaaagccctatagctacaacatctgtgaTGGGGTTAGTTCTTATTGATATTCCTGTATGTGAATAATAATCTCCCAGGTTGGTTCTGAGACAGTAACACTGATCTCCCATTGGTGGAGATAGTGGTGATGTTGTCAATGACAATAATGAATTCTCACTGTACAGGAACTTTAGTTTTACCACTCTTCTATTGGTCCATGAAGCCAGACAAGCTCAATCGAGCCCAGCTAAAGGATTTGAAATGATTTCTAGTGGTATTCTGAACTCAGGTGTGCTGTGGACTGACCTTCTGCCGTCCTCCGTAAAaaggtgttcgattgggttcTTGTTGATGGCCTGCACAACCCCGATGACCTCTCCGTCACTGTTACAGATGGTCATACACAGGATGGACTGGGTCTTATAGCCGGTCAGCTTGTCTATCTCGTCACTGAACCGATGGTCCTACAGGAGGAGACATATAGGagaagaaatacacacacacacacacacacacacacacacacacacacacacacacacacacacacacacacacacacacacacacacacacacacacacacacacacacacacacacacacacacacacacacacacacacacacacacacactttttattATTCAGAAATCAGAGACGGCCTAAAATCAATCTGAACCAACAGAATAGATTTGACTGTAGCCTAGTTAATATGGGGTCAAAACACTGTGTTAATGTAGCCTACAGCACTGCAGTGTAACTGTGTTAATGTAGCCTACAGCACTGCAGTGTAACTGTGTTAATGTAGCCTACAGCACTGCAGTACACTGTGTTAATGTAGCCTACAGCACTGCAGTGTAACTGTGTTAATGTAGCCTACAGCACTGCAGTGTAACTGTGTTAATGTAGCCTACAGCACTGCAGTGTAACTGTGTTAATGTAGCCTACAGCACTGCAGTGTAACTGTGTTAATGTAGCCTACAGCACTGCAGTGTAACTGTGTTAGTGTAACTGTGTTAATGTAGCCTACAGCACTGCAGTACACTGTGTTAATGTAGCCTACAGCACTGCAGTGTAACTGTGTTAATGTAGCCTACAGCACTGCAGTGTAACTGTGTTAATGTAGCCTACAGCACTGCAGTGTAACTGTGTTAATGTAGCCTACAGCACTGCAGTGTAACTGTGTTAATGTAGCCTACAGCACTGCAGTGGACTGTGTTAATGTAGCCTACAGCACTGCAGTACACTGTGTTAATGTAGCCTACAGCACTGCAGTGGACTGTGATAATGTAGCCTACAGCACTGCAGTGGACTGTGATAATGTAGCCTACAGCACTGCAGTACATTGTGTTAATGTAGCCTACAGCACTGCAGTGAACTGTGTTAATGTAGCCTACAGCACTGCAGTGGACTGTGATAATGTAGCCTACAGCACTGCAGTACACTGTGTTAATGTAGCCTACAGCACTGCAGTGTAACTGTGTTAATGTAGCCTACAGCACTGCAGTGGACTGTGTTAATGTAGCCTACAGCACTGCAGTACACTGTGTTAATGTAGCCTACAGCACTGCAGTGAACTGTGTTAATGTAGCCTACAGCACTGCAGTGGACTGTGATAATGTAGCCTACAGCACTGCAGTGGACTGTGATAATGTAGCCTACAGCACTGCAGTACACTGTGTTAATGTAGCCTACAGCACTGCAGTGGACTGTGTTAATGTAGCCTACAGCACTGCAGTACACTGTGTTAATGTAGCCTACAGCACTGCAGTGGACTGTGTTAATGAAGCCTACAGCACTGCAGCGAGAGCTAAATTGTATTCTTATGTGCAGTGCACCAGAgacctacaggtaactgccaaaataatgaaaaccccaacataaagtgtcttaatagggtgttggccACCACAAGCCAGTACCTGGAACTATTGGAGGGCGTTGGGTCACCACGAGCCAGTACCTGGAACTATTGGAGGGCGTTGGGTCACCACGAGCCAGTACCTGGAACTATTGGAGGGCGTTGGGTCACCACGAGCCAGTACCTGGAACTATTGGAGGGCGtggggccaccacgagccagtacCTGGAACTATTGGAGGGCGTTGGGTCACCACGAGCCAGTACCTGGAACTATTGGAGGGCGTTGGGTGACCACGAGCCAGTACCTGGAACTATTGGAGGGCGtggggccaccacgagccagtacctggaactattgagggcgttgggtcaccacgagccagtacctggaactattggagggcgtggggccaccacgagccagtacCTGGAACTATTGGAGGGCGTTGGTCACCACGAGCCAGTACCTGGAACTATTGGAGGGCGTTGGGTCACCACGAGCCAGTACCTGAACTATTGGAGGGCGtggggccaccacgagccagtacctggaactattggagggcgttgggtcaccacgagccagtacctggaactattggagggcgttgggtcaccacgagccagtacctggaactattggagggcgtggggccaccacgagccagtacctggaactattggagggcgttgggtcaccacgagccagtacctggaactattggagggcgttgggtcaccacgagccagtacctggaactattggagggcattggccaccacgagccagtacCTGGAGCTATTGGAGGGCGTTGTGTCACCATGAGCCAGTACCTGGAACTATTGGAGGGCGTTggccaccacgagccagtacCTGGAACAATTGGAGGGCGTTGGGTCACCACGAGCCAGTACCTGGAACTATTGGAGGGCGTTGGGTCACCACGAGCCAGTACCTGGAACTATTGGAGGGCGtggggccaccacgagccagtacctggaactattggaggacgttgggtcaccacgagccagtacctggaactattggagggcgttgggtcaccacgagccagtacctggaactattggagggcgtggggccaccacgagccagtacctggaactattggaggacgttgggtcaccacgagccagtacctggaactattggagggcgttgggtcaccacgagccagtacctggaactattggagggcgtggggccaccacgagccagtacCTGGAACTATTGGAGGCGTTGGGTCAACGAGCCAGTACCTGGAACTATTGAGGGCGTTGGGTCACCACGAGCCAGTACCTGGAACTATTGAGGGCCTTggccaccacgagccagtacCTGGAGCTATTGGAGGCGTGGGGCAAGTAACTGAAAGGTGGCTGGTTTCAATACCcgagccaacaaggtgaaaaatcttttgatgtgcccttgagcaaggcactttaccCTAATTTGCTCCCGGGTGCCATAtgtctggggcggcaggtagcctagtggttggaagattgaatcccagagctgtcAAGCTAAAAATCTGTatttttctgcccctgaacaaggcagttaacccactgtttgtaggctgtcattgaaaataagaatttgtctttaactgacttgcctagttaaataaaggttttaaaaaaacacatttcacttCACCTATCCAGGGTATGTGACAATACAAcattatttcagttttttaaaatTCTTCCACAAAAATTCCATAATTCGGAGTTCCATAATTTGATAGTGGTGGAAAACGCTATCTCAGGAGTCACTCAGAATCTCCCATGTGTTTAATTTGGTTGAGATCTGTGACTGAGAAAACACACATctcaggagcacacacacacacacacgcactcccataagtgtttaacacacacacacacacgcactgagcacacacacacacacacacacacacacacgcacagcacacacacgcacgcacgcacacacacacgcacgcacacacacacacacacacacacacacacacacacgcacgcacgcacgcacgcacgcacacacacacacacacacacacacacacacacacacacacacacacacacacatgcacgcacacacacacacacacacacacacacacacactcacacacaatctcTTTAAACCCTCTATGCtcatttgagacccctctttcaaagttaCTGAGAACTCTTCTTCTAGCCAtaatagccaaaataatgggcaactgggcattttatacatgaccctaagcatgatgggatgtgaaTTGTTTAATTAACTCAGCAACCACACCTGGTGTCTATATACATGTAtctctcatttactcaagtgtttcctttattttggcagttacctgtacaccTTATTGCTCTAATACAAATTTGTCTCCCAAATGTGACCCTGTTACccaactagtgcactacttttaaccagggcctgcACTATATTTTAAAATGTACTGCAcgatagagggaatagggtgccatttgggacgtcaCATGTCAAATAAATTGGTCCACTGGGTCCCAGGACTGGGCTTAACATCTCTCAAAATCCCACGAGGCTGCTCTATTCCTGCTAGCCTATTGTCTATTGCCAGTAGCCCAGTTCCCACGAGGCCGGATCAGCGTCAACATGTTGCCTCTGCCTCGCCAGACGCCCATGGCCATGATATAATGATGTGTAGCGCGCGACTGGTGGATGGGACTccggagagggtgagagatgcaGCCTTGGTTTCCATATCCCTGTCTATGGAGGAAACGATGGTGGATGGGACTccggagagggtgagagatgcaGCCTTGGTTTCCATATCCCTGTCTATGGAGCCTTGGTTTCCAAACGATGGTGGATGGGACTccggagagggtgagagatgcaGCCTTGGTTTCTATATCCCTGTCTGGAGGAAACGATGGTGGATCTCCGGAGATGAGAGATGCAGCCTTGGTTTCCATATCCCTGTCTATGGAGGAAACGATGGTGGATGGGACTccggagagggtgagagatgcaGCCTTGGTTTCCATATCCCTGTCTATGGAGGAAACGATGGTGGATGGGACTccggagagggtgagagatgatGCAGGGAATGAAATGGCCATGGTTTCCATATCCCTGTCTATGGAGGAAACGATGGTGGATGGGACTCCGGAGAGGTGAGAGATGCAGCCTTGCAGGGAATGAAATGGCCATGGTTTTCATATCCCTGTCTTGGAGGAAAAGATGGTGGGATGGGCAGTATGTTTGTTcatgtaatttaacaattttgtTTCTTTATCCCAATAATAGCATTGAATCTAAATGAAATATTAACAATTTTGCATTTGTGGTTTGCAGTGATGGGTCTAATTTAGGAAACCTGGTGTTTCCAAATGGCTAATGTTTACCTCATATGCGTTGGGTATGTTTACAGTCTCTCCATGCTCTGCCACGTATCCAATAATGCCCTTTCCCCACGGCACCTGCACCTCGTTAGAGTTCAGAGTGCTGGAAGAGGGTCGCACCGTGGTGCCCAGGTGCACGTCGAATAACTTAGACACGAGCGTTCTCTTGTGAGATGGTCCCTCAACTAGGAACAGCGAGCACCTGTCCGCATCCACCAGGATACACACATTGATCAGGATCTTATAACTCAGGTTGGTCATGTCCAGGTCATTGGAGACATCTTTCACCAACTCAAGGAAGAACTCCCTCTCGTTGGTCTCCTTCAGTCTGTACTTGTAGTCGATGGCACTGGAAGCGTACTGGGGCACATTGACCCTGGATTCGAGAAGGGCGCTCAGAATGTGCCCGGTGGTTGGCGGCAAAGAACTAGCTTTGCGCAGTAACGCGCGGCGTCTCATGCTGGACTGGGACTCATCGTGTTCCCTGCGACTGGCGTGCTCGTCGTAGGTTCTGTGCGCGGTGGTGGCTTTGGACCGGGCAAAGTTCCTTCGGAGCTCCATGTGGGAGGATCGGCGCCGGAGACCGTCAGGGTTGGTCGGCCAGAGCGGGTCCCTGGGCACTCCGCCACGCTTTTCCTCCGCGAGGGAGACTTTGGACGGCTGTTGGTCCTTCAACCACCTGCTCACCGTATCGCATTTTCCTTTACGCACAACATACTCCTCAAAGAGGTCCGGGTGGCAGTCCAAAAAAGCTTCCACATCAGAGAAGTCAAAAGTAGTCATCGGAAAAAAATAAAAGACCCTAAGAAGAAGCAAAATAATATCAGGATAACAGGAGATACCGAGTCAATTAATGAGGTGCTCTGGAGCAGACGGTTGTTCAggttctgtagagagagagagagaaagagagagagagagagagagagagagagagagagagagagagagagagagagagagagagagagagagagagagagagagagagagagagagagagagagagagagaggatgccgTTTCAGCTCTTCATTTACTCCCTGCTGCCCATTTAAAACAATCCGTCTTCGTCCTCTTCTATGGAATGCTGCAAGCAAAGATTTTCAGCTAGAGTATTAAATCAATTATTAATGAATTATGTTTACTTCTTGAGACTAAATTGAGGACACCGAGTGTAGCAAGTTGAggggctgtgtgtcagtcagctgaGACTACAGTTCCAGATTCCCTGGTGGTTCTGAAGCTTATGCAATGCAGATCAGGAACACAGTCCGCTTGCTGCAGATCAGGAGGAAAACACTGTCCACTTGCTGCAGATCAGGAGGAAAACACTGTCCACTTGCTGCAGATCAGGAGGAAAACACTGTCCACTTGTTGCAGATCAGGAGGAAAACACTGTCCACTTGCTGCAGATCAGAGGAAAACACTGTCCACTTGCTGCAGATCAGGAGGAAAACACTGTCCACTTGCTGCAGATCAGGAGGAAAACACTGTCCACTTGCTGCAGATCAGGAGGAAAACACTGTCCACTTGCTGCAGATCAGGAGGAAAACACTGTCCACTTGCTGCAGATCAGGAGGAAAACACTGTCCACTTGCTGCAGATCAGGAGGAAAACACTGTCCACTTGCTGCAGATCAGGAGGAAAACACTGTCCACTTGCTGCAGATCAGGAGGAAAACACTGTCCACTTGCTgcagatcagatcagatcaggAGGAAAACACTGTCCACTTGTTGCAGATCAGGAGGAAAACACTGTCCACTTGTTGCAGATCAGGAGCACTGTCCGCTTGTTGCAGATCAGGAGGAAAACACTGTCCACTTGTTGCAGATCAGGAGGAAAAACACTGTCCGCTTGCTTGTTGCAGATCAGGAGGAAAACACTGTCCACTTGTTGCAGATCAGGAGGAAAACACTGTCCGCTTGTTGCAGATCAGAGCACTGCCCACTTGCTGCAGATCAGGAGGAAAACACTGTCCGCTTGTTGCAGATCAGGAGGAAAACACTGTCCACTTGCTGCAGATCAGGAGGAAAACACTGTCCACTTGCTACAGATCAGGAGGAAAACACTGTCCACTTGCATGTAACAGTAGAAATTCTCTTTCTTTATTTGCCAGGGACACTTGAAATAGCACActattccatatttagtgcactgctttttgcCAGGGCCTATGATgagtgaatagggtgtcatttcagaCTCGGGCTCTCTCTCTTTACAGGGCTCCAATTTAAAATGAATGAGAATATTAAATTACATTTCCTTTGAATCATTTTAGAGTGACTGCAGCCaaatatattatgtgtgtgtgtgtgtgtgtgtgtgtgtgtgtgtgtgtgtgtgtgtgtgtgtgtgtgtgtgtgtgtgtgtgtgtgtgtgtgtgtgtgtgtgtgtgtgtgtgtgtgtgtgtgtgtgtgtgtgtgtgtgtgtgtgtgtgtgtggaaaagaacagagtgagatagagagggagaaaaagaagagagaacATTAATATTAATGTCCAAGTTCTCCTTTGTCGACACACACTAGCC
The Oncorhynchus gorbuscha isolate QuinsamMale2020 ecotype Even-year unplaced genomic scaffold, OgorEven_v1.0 Un_scaffold_3081, whole genome shotgun sequence genome window above contains:
- the LOC124027303 gene encoding dual 3',5'-cyclic-AMP and -GMP phosphodiesterase 11A-like produces the protein MTTFDFSDVEAFLDCHPDLFEEYVVRKGKCDTVSRWLKDQQPSKVSLAEEKRGGVPRDPLWPTNPDGLRRRSSHMELRRNFARSKATTAHRTYDEHASRREHDESQSSMRRRALLRKASSLPPTTGHILSALLESRVNVPQYASSAIDYKYRLKETNEREFFLELVKDVSNDLDMTNLSYKILINVCILVDADRCSLFLVEGPSHKRTLVSKLFDVHLGTTVRPSSSTLNSNEVQVPWGKGIIGYVAEHGETVNIPNAYEDHRFSDEIDKLTGYKTQSILCMTICNSDGEVIGVVQAINKNPIEHLFTEDGR